In Mesoplodon densirostris isolate mMesDen1 chromosome 2, mMesDen1 primary haplotype, whole genome shotgun sequence, the DNA window TAGAGCTAGACAGTCCTGTGAATCTCACAAGTTCATGGAGAAATGTTCTAGCTGCTTCTTCTGAATACACGACAGGAAGACAGGGAAATAactgacaaaaatttttaaagctggCTGAATGTCAGACAATACGTGTTGCTATGAAAGAGAACCGACTTTAACTTTACTTTTCCCTCTCAACCTCTGGCCTGCGGCTCTCATGCAAAACACAGGCCTCAGAAAGATGTCTACTGTGGCAGTTCAACGTATCTGATTAAGGAAACCTAAATGCTCAAGATCCATAGTGCAGAGAAACATGCAAACTCAAAGGAATGGGCTCAGCACAAAGCCTGCGAGGGCCTTTCTGAGACAAGTCGTCCTCTTGCGCTCCTTTTCCGGGGAGAGGTGCTCACGGCGTGGCTTCTTCCACACGGGGAGTCCACTTGAAAAGGGGGGAAAACGCCCTTGGGTGTATGGGAACGTCATGAAGAGGGCTCAATGCCCCAAGGGAAATCCTCTTCTCAGGCTTATCAAAGAACCGTTTCCAAACTGTCCCATTTCAACAAGGAGTCTTAAAATGAACATTCATAAAATCAGATAAAAGCAACAAAATACTACAAGTTTCATCACAATcaggacattttaaaaactttatcacattttaaaagatataaaaatacaaaacatttgcatttttaaaaaagttaaagagTTTTGACATTGACTACATTTTCAACATTTTCACTTAGATATATTTCTCTAAGATTTAACAGACCAAAAATCAGATCTCTCCTTAACTTTATCAacattggaaaaacaaaagattaacTTCACAAGAAAACAGTTGCACAGGTCACGTATTTAGTGCTTGTAACATCCCCCAATGGTACCAGGCTCCATCCAGAGGGGAGGCAAGTTGTGCAGGGGTCTGACTGATGCACCCCCCACCCTGGTTATCTCTGCCCGAAATCCTGGAGAAGGTGACCTACAAACCCACGGAGAAATTCCTCAGTGATAAATTCTACATCTGCCCACTAGCAGGACCTGGCTCTGAAGCTCTCACTCCAGGCACCCAGAGGGGACCAAGGAAAAGCCTGTGTGATGGAGCCAAGGCCACATGTCCCGAGAGTTGCAAGTCAACAGTTCAAACATTTGATAAACATAACCGTCAGTAACTTTTTTGGTTCTAATAAGAACACCTTTAGTACTCAGACAGTGGTAATATTATTAAACCGTTAACTCTTaggtcctaaaaaaaaaaacaaatgaagtccTCAAAACATATATTTACACTTAATTGCTATTTTTGAAATAAGTTACAATATAAAAAGTGTCCATGGAATGATTTAAAGATGCACACCTTTTACTAGACTGTGTCAACACTTAGTGCTGAAAAAGCAACTCTAGGACTTTCAGAAATAAACACACCATCCCACACTCGTCTGAACTCCCACCAGCCAGTTTTCACAGCTTCCCCCTTTTTTTAAGAGAAAGGTACTGCATCTTTATTGCACAGGTAGAGCAGTTTCAAATGGACAAAATTCATGTCAAGACAGTTATCAACTCTCATCAATACAATTACCAAGCACGACAGAGGATTAACAGAAGCGCAATCGTCAGAGAACCACAGCAGCAGTGGGCCACTAGACTATCGTGCGCATACCACCATCTAGAGCCAGCCTTCGGCGGAGCGCCTGCACTGGATTGGCTGAGGACGGCCGCTGTCCCTGCACCGAAGCGCTTGGACAGGAGAGGAGGAGTCTTAGTCACTTACCCTCAGAGGCTACCCTTTGATTGAAAGAGTAcagaaaagaaaagtcaaaatagGTTCTCCATTAGACACAGCACAGCACCAGACAATTCAGGCAGCAAAAATATGACCCTTACACACTTCACTGTGGGAAAGCACCCAGCTCTGAACCATTACTTCAGGCTTCACTTCTAGCAAATGCATGGTTAAAATCAGTCCCCAGATTGTAGGAAGGCTTTACACCCCCTCTTCCTCCCATAAGATTCCCTTGACCGAGGCAGTCAGAAGCAAGTCCACGCTACCGTGAACCTCTAAGTCCACACTGGCAGCTGTGGGAAAGACCCCGACGTGCCAAGCCCACAGCCCCCAAAGGGCAGCCCAGTGACTGCTCTCCGCCAGGGGCGTGGCGGGTGCGGGCCACCTTACCGTTCCACCAGGGCCTGATATGTGGGGAGTCTGGCTGGAATTTACATGGCAGGAACTGGGCACTCAGACAACTCCAGCCCACAACCAAGTCATGGGACCGACTACCCACTGCCCAAGTGCCTCAAATCAACATACTCCTGCACTGCCCTGGCTGGTCTCATAAAACAAGGAAGGCCAACTCACCATGAGGTCTGGACCAGGTGTCGGTTACGCTCACACTCTAACACCTGAAGGTACATAACGATTATCTGGAAGATACGGGTCAGGCAGTTATTATGAAGCACCTTGCGAACCCCGAATTCAGATCTCGAGGGCATCCATGCAGCAAACAAGAGTCTCGTGCTAGGTCCCAGGGGTGGCTCCTGGTCACACACCCCGTGCACAGCTCAGCTGGAAGGGAGTTTTTGCTGATGCGCCTGCTCCCTGTTTTTGCAGACAGGTGCCACGAAAGCGCGTGAGGACCTAGCTGCACCCAAGTCTGTCTCGGCCGGTACAGGGCCGACGCTCTTTCTCGTCTTCGACACACTTTCCACCAGTGAGATTAGCCTGCCCTGAACATTTCTGTACCCCAGTCACCAACTTATACAAAACATGGTGTGAAAATACTTTCAGCAAGTGAAGAAAAAGCTCTTAAATCTACGGTGAGTAATCTACCGAGATTTTGAACTAATGCCAGAAAATCAAACAAGAGAAGATATGAGGAAACCCCGAGTAAAAAAAGGATGGAAACAGAGATGAAAATAGCACTCTTCACGTTTGAGCGTAACATAGAAGATATACATGGTATTGTATGCTCAACTGATACACTATGCAAAATAGCTTTCGTTCATCTCCAAATAAAGGGTTCAGAATTCTTCCAATTCCCccataaaagaaaatagttattaCTAAAGCAGCTTCAGAAAAAGAgctgttgagaaagaaaaagtaaactgaCAGATTTCATTTTTACAAGTTCATCACCATTTTTGAAAGCTCAAACTTAAAAGATGCAAtttccaaaactttaaaaaacatagtACTAAAATAAACATGATGCAAGAAGGCTAATAAGAAAACAGTTATTTTCCAATTATAGATAAAAACTGGAAAACCAAATCAGGGACACATTTAATCCTTCTCAGTTTCCAATCTAGGTGAGAATGAAGCAATGACGCTGGTGGGCTCGCGTGGCAGCGGGGCCTCACACCCACCTTGTGCGGGTGCTTCACGTGGACGCAGAAACCCAGCTCCTTGAGAACTCGCCTTTCCGCCTTTATAATTTGATTCTTTAAGTTAACATAATCTTGATCCAACAGTAGAGGCACAGGTTTTCTACAAATACAAAGCACATGATCTGCATAAGGCTCAATAAGGCTCAAATAAAACAAAGCCTATCAAATCCCACGGTTACTCCCAAACAGCGATAATCCAAACACGATACAGAGTCAGGAAGTTTGCTTCCTGTAACTAACAAAAGCACAGTTTTCCTCAAACCCTAGTGCTGACCTACTCACCCCGCCTCAATGACCCTCTCCCTGTTTTCTTTACAGATGATAAACGCCGACTGAACAGAGTGGAGGGTCTCATGATCTCATGGCCCAAGGACTACATGTCGTCCATCCACCTCAAGATACAAGCAGATGTATTGAGGATGAAGGGAAAACCAAAACACCAACAGAAGCATATGGCATTTAAACAGCCAAGGCTGCATTTTACAAAGGCCCTCCATAAGCTGGAGCATTGGAAAGCCTGGACCAAGGATGCTTCTAAATATCCTGCAacgcacaggacagtccccacaGCAAAGAACCATCTAGCCCAATATGTAAACACTGCTGGGGTTGACAACCCAGTTCTAGAGCATTTAGGCTGACGTGGGCAAACCATGAAACCAAGGCCAGCCAAACTACAGCCACAGCACCCGTCCTCCTGACTGTGGTTCCTTCACTGATTAAACAGCATCTGTTGGGTACGCCCCCCCCCAACACAGGCACCAGGCCTCCTCCTGGGCAAAGGTTTAAAACCTCACCCCGTAAACCTTGTTTCAGAAATGTTAATGTAACTGAATAACCGTGAAAACAGAGACGGATACCTACGGCAGGTCTGATAAAGACTCACTTTTTCTCTCTCAGGTGTCGAAGGCGATGAAACACGTTGATGACGTCCCGTATCCGTCTTGGAGCCTCTTCTATCTTGGAAGCCAGGTGAACACAGGCCATTGACACGTGCTGAAACATAAGCGATGCAACACAGAGATGTTTGTTCCAAGGACGACAGTCTCCAACAGCTGAAGAACGGCGGTTAAGAGCAGagggggtgggcttccctggtggcacagtggttgagagtccgcctgccgatgcaggggacatgggttcgtgccccggtctgggaagatcccacatgccgcagagcggctaggcccgtgagccatggctgctgggcctgtgcgtccagagcctgtgctccgcaacgggagaggccacagcagtgagaagcccacgtaatgcaaaaaaaaccaaacaaacaaacaaacaaaaagagcagAGGGGGTGCACCCTGAGAAACAGGCCACTTGGAAAGAACCCCTCTGCAGTACAGGGGGCTTCCCAACCCCCCAAGTACAGCGCTGCAATTAGAACACAAGTACTCGTTCCTCTGAGCAACGGGGAACGCAACACCAGGTTTCCTGTCAACACGTTTCTGGGGGAAAGAAAGACGGGAGGAAGCCTCACCTCCATGGAATGCTTCACAAAGGACTTCGTGTAGAAGAACCGCTGGAACAACACCTGCCCGGTAGCCATGGCAACCTGCACAAGAGAAAGGTTCCATCCTTTCCAAAACCCAATTCAAAGGTCTCAAAGTTAAATTATTAGGTTTCACGAGACTCCtaataaaactaaaatgtttCCGCGTCCACAAAGGCTCTTCGCGTCCCGCTGCCTCGCCTCCCTCATCACCGCCGGTGGGCGGCAGGGGGGACTCTCTGGGCCTGGGTCGGCCGGTGAGCCCGGGGCTAGGTGGGAATAAGGAGCGGGGTCGGGGTCCGAAGAGGGGATCGGCGCTGCGCCCGGGTGCCGGGCGGGGACACGGAGCGGGCTCCGGATAAGCCCCCCCCGCCAACAAAGGGGCCGGCAGCCTTCCCGGCGCCAGCGCGGCGGTTACCTCGGCCCGAGGCTCGCGGCCGCTCCCTCACCTGCGGCAGGCGGAGCAGGATGCCGGCCGCCTGGATGAGCTCGCAGCCCACCACGCGGAGGTCGGTCTCCGTATCAGTGTCGAGGCCACTCGACATAGACGGCGTGAAGCGGAGCTTGTCGTCCGGCAGGAGGCAGTTCTCCAGAGTGATGAGCACCCCGGAGTACAGCCGGTCCCCGATTAGCACCCCCTGCGACCCGGGGGCTGTGCCCCCGGAGCCCGGCGTCCCGGCCGCTGCCGCGGGGGCCGCCGACCCCGGAGCCCCGGCCCCGGCCGTCGCTGTCGCCATTTTGTGCCGCCGACTCCCTCTTGGGCTCCTTCCCGACTGGGCGGCTCCCCGCAACGCACTACGGCCACGACCGCCCCGCCCCGTCCCGCCCCGCCGCGTGCCACTGGTTCGACCGGCGGGCCACGCGGCGCCCCCTTGCTGCGATTGGCTTGGCCACCTGTCCGTCAGCGGCGCGCAGACGCCGGAACCCGGCGCGAGCGGGAGCGGGCTCGTTACCCAGGAGGCCCTGCGGCGCCGGGCTAGACCGCGGTCTCGGCCACGACCCGGAAGCACTAGTCACAGGAGCCAGCCTCGGGCACGTTTTATGGGCTAGCCGTCCCGGTCCGGCCGTGCAGTCCGTGCAAAAATCCGGCAGCTTTCTAGGTTCCCACCGCAGCCCCAGGCTCCTTAGTGGTCCGGCGGGTGCTGAGGGGGGCTCAGGGGGCCCGGGGGCGACCccgggtgggcagggccaggcggCACGCCCCCCTGCCCCGAGGGCCCGCGCGGCGGGGCCGGGGGGCGGCTCTCCTTCCGCCTGGATTGCGTCCTTCGGGCCAGTGGTCCAGGACTTGAATGGAGCTGTCGGAGGTTTCCGAGGCCCCCGACCTGAAAGGATGGACGCCCGCGATAGTAAGTTGTCCCCCATCCCACACACAGCAGCAACGAGTTGCCGTTTCCCTGAATTAATTTGTGGCCGCCGGCGCGGTCAGTTACCCTCTAGCCTTTACTGAGTCCAGGTTTTGGGGTACAGGTATTAACGCCAGATTTCCAAAGTTCTCGCCTTCAGAGCTGAGTCCAGAGAGGATAGAGAGGGTAGCTGTAAACGTTTAATTCGATGTTTCTGCAAAGCCACAGCAGCTACAAAGTTGCAAGAGGCATGAGTTCCCCCAGGTTTGGGAGGAAAGGAGCCAGGTTGGGATGCCCCGGGGACCATGGGAAGGGGCTTGGACTTTATGCTGCCAACAGCAGGGAGCCATCCAGGGGTTTGaccctccatttcctcatctgttgtGCCAGGCGCTCTCGGGATTAGTGACCGCCAGCTTTTGGTGGTTTTTACGTCACCTGACAGCAGTGCTGCTCTCGCCTCAGCTGCGACAGCATCCGAGTTATCTAGTTATCCGCTGCTGAACAGTTATCCCAAACTTTCACCAGGACCAGTGAAAGAACCTGTGTGAGGATGACGGGAAAGCAAGACTGGGTGAGGGGgagcttggggtggggggcaggttgGAGAGGAGACTGCAGGGTAGGAGGCTCGGTGGGGGCAGGCTCAAACCCTTGGGAGCTGCCAGTGATTGCACCCAACTCAAACCTGCCCAAACCCAGTGGTTGCCATTGACTTTCACTCCTGCTGAGACTTGATCCTGCAGCTCAGACCTGTGCGAACTAAGTGCCAGTGTCCTGTCTTCACCTACGTGGGCAACATGGCTACGGTGCCCCACCTCCCCTACCCCTGCTGGCAGCTCAGGGAGGTTTCCTCTCTGCGGGCCACAGCAGCACACTCCAGGAAAGGAAACCCCAGGAAACAACTTGTTTCTCGTGGGCCCTGCCTGGGCTGCCGGTCCATCCCCTAACAGTGATTGGCCAGAGTAGAGGGAAAAGCTGATGGCTCTAGACAGTCAGGGCCAGACTCTGGAGCTGGGGACACGGCCACAGCACAAAGGGAAACCTGGTTCTGCGGCCAGGGCAGGGGTGCCAGGAACAGCCCACAGTTGTCTGCCACGTCCCCACCTGCCTTTATCAAGATGAACGAAGAGAAGACAGCTCCTTCACAGCAATGCATCTTGCACAGAACTTGGTCCGTCACGCCAGAGAGCCCTTTGTATCCTCCACCCTGTTGTTGTCAATAAGAGCCATTTTCTGACAAGGTGCGTAGTCAGGCAGTGCACTCAGCATGGCAGAACAGGACTCAGGCACCTGCCTC includes these proteins:
- the CCNL2 gene encoding cyclin-L2 isoform X3; protein product: MATATAGAGAPGSAAPAAAAGTPGSGGTAPGSQGVLIGDRLYSGVLITLENCLLPDDKLRFTPSMSSGLDTDTETDLRVVGCELIQAAGILLRLPQVAMATGQVLFQRFFYTKSFVKHSMEHVSMACVHLASKIEEAPRRIRDVINVFHRLRHLREKKKPVPLLLDQDYVNLKNQIIKAERRVLKELGFCVHVKHPHKIIVMYLQVLECERNRHLVQTSWVASEGK